GCACAAAACCTCCCACGACCTTCGGACCCCCACCCCACGGCCCTCCCGACCGCAGTCCACCCGACCCTAGCCCTCCCGGCCCAGCGCCCCCGGCCAGCGGATCCTGCCCTGCCCGCACCACCCCGCGTGGCCGATGTCCTCTGCCCGTGGGGAGCAGCTGGGGGCAGTCGTGGGGTACAGGGACATGCGGGGCGAGCGGCGCACCTGACTGCTTTGCCGTTTGGAAACGAAGCGAGAAGGAGGGGGCCGAGCCTCCAGACCTGCTGCGGGCCATGCGGCTCACACCTTTATTAACGCTGCGGCCGAACACCTGAGCTCGCGCCCTCACCTTCACACGCCCCCCACGGCCCGCGATTCCACGGCTCCACGGGCGGCTTCCGCTGCAGGCCAGTGTCCGCGGTCTCCTTGGACTGGGGGACAGGAGGAGCCTGATCCCGAGGCCGACTTAGCAGGAGTGTTGCTCTGTGAGGCCCCAGCTAAAGGGGCCCGCAAAGAGACCTGGGAGCCCGGGCGCGACGAGGGCAAGGACGGGGCCCGGCCACCCTGGTGGGACGGGGTCAGGGACGGGACCCTGGAGCCCTTGTGGGACGGGGTCAGGGACGGGACCAGGGACAGGATCCGGGAGCCCGGGCAGGACGGGGTCAGGGACGGGGTCAGGGACGGGGTCAGGGAGCACGGGCGGGACGGGGTCAGGGACAGGGTCAGGGACGGGACCCGGGCGCCCGCGTTCGTGCAGGGCTGGGATGGGGCCCGTGATGGGATCCAGGAGTCCGCTCGCGACGGGAGCGATGACAGGATCTGGGAGGCCGCGCCGGACGGGGCCCGGGAGGCGGCGCGGGACGGGGCCCGGGAGGCCGCGCCGGACGGGGCCCGGGAGGCCGCGCGCGACGGGGCCCGGGAGGCCGCGCGCGACGGGGCCGTGGAGGCGGCGAGGGACACGGGATGCGAGGCGGGCGGCGGCTGCCACAGCGGAGGGCCGTCGGGGCCCCGGCGCAGCCAGCCGTGCACGCGCACCAGGTCCCGAGTGTCCTGGTGCTCGCGCCGCAGCTGCTCGCGCTGCTCCAGCAGCTGGCGCCGCGTGTGGTGCAGCCCCTGGGCCCAGCGAAGCAGCCGCAGCAGCTCCTGCCGCAGGCGCCCGTTGTCCGCCCGGATGGCCTGCGTGTGCGCGATGAGCGCCCGGGCCGCCTCCCGCTCGGCGCGTCGCGCCAGGGACTGCACCCGCTGACGCGCCTCGCGCTCG
This window of the Vulpes vulpes isolate BD-2025 unplaced genomic scaffold, VulVul3 u000000671, whole genome shotgun sequence genome carries:
- the CCDC166 gene encoding coiled-coil domain-containing protein 166, producing the protein MAPKKQRGASVGRRPGAGGDGAEPPLSLSERAQYLQREDTRLSAELGACQARVDQVLRDNAFLDAEALRLREENRLHASYASARARRCPRAVVRLDEQHRADLAQLQGQRAELASLFRGREDGVRAQLQEREARAAQVARQVQALQPYKELQLEQVARIRALERELLHMRVEHTQLLRRVKRRFLEDKAAFEREARQRVQSLARRAEREAARALIAHTQAIRADNGRLRQELLRLLRWAQGLHHTRRQLLEQREQLRREHQDTRDLVRVHGWLRRGPDGPPLWQPPPASHPVSLAASTAPSRAASRAPSRAASRAPSGAASRAPSRAASRAPSGAASQILSSLPSRADSWIPSRAPSQPCTNAGARVPSLTLSLTPSRPCSLTPSLTPSLTPSCPGSRILSLVPSLTPSHKGSRVPSLTPSHQGGRAPSLPSSRPGSQVSLRAPLAGASQSNTPAKSASGSGSSCPPVQGDRGHWPAAEAARGAVESRAVGGV